In Ostrea edulis chromosome 4, xbOstEdul1.1, whole genome shotgun sequence, a single window of DNA contains:
- the LOC125668290 gene encoding uncharacterized protein LOC125668290: MTSKRGEKRPRDDDCEECYPISKRINRLQIETISNQNSTLPAQNTLAAQNMGVCIPKARSNESDDLHLQCRNLRIHSNSNDANLHPENNLPSTSINNNLNSENPNCMACNMGQGDPYYQELMEGYNPELTQEDNPFYFSINRLLFDAHASRTGRHRVNFSNS; encoded by the exons ATGACATCTAAGAG GGGTGAAAAGAGACCAAGAGATGATGACTGTGAAGAGTGTTATCCAATATCCAAGAGAATCAACAGATTGCAGATAGA aacaatttcaaatcaaaatagcACACTTCCAGCTCAGAACACACTTGCAGCTCAGAACATGGG GGTCTGTATTCCAAAAGCACGTTCCAATGAATCTGATGACCTACATTTACAGTGCCGCAACTTGCGGATCCACTCCAATTCCAATGATGCTAATTTACATCCAGAAAATAACCTTCCATCCACCTCCATCAATAACAATTTAAATTCTGAAAATCCAAACTGCATGGCGTGTAACATGGGTCAGGGTGATCCATATTACCAGGAGTTAATGGAGGGTTACAACCCAGAACTGACACAGGAAGACAATCCCTTCTATTTCAGCATTAACAGACTCTTGTTTGATGCCCACGCCAGCAGAACAGGCCGGCATAGAGTCAACTTTTCCAACTCGTAA
- the LOC125668288 gene encoding L-xylulose reductase-like, producing the protein MEIQFSGKRALVTGAGKGIGRAIAKKLVECGAETIALSRTQADLDSLKAEVPGMITVQCDVVDWKATRKSIEDLGPIHLLVNNAGITRLNSFLEFSMKDFEDVYNVNTKAVFNISQVVAKGMAERGDGGSIVNLSSMASTRALDDHIAYCSSKAAVDSLTKVMALELGKHKIRVNSVNPTVTWTEMAAYAWSDPAKSGPMLAKIPMGKFVEIEDVVNIVLFLLSDKSAMTSGQHIMIDGGMTAC; encoded by the exons ATGGAAATCCAGTTTTCGGGAAAGAGAGCTCTTGTCACAGGTGCAGGAAAAG GAATTGGGAGAGCAATAGCCAAGAAGCTAGTGGAATGTGGAGCAGAAACAATAGCTTTAAGTCGAACCCAAGCTGATTTGGACAGCCTAAAAGCAGAG GTTCCTGGGATGATCACTGTTCAGTGTGACGTGGTGGATTGGAAGGCTACTAGAAAAAGCATTGAGGACCTGGGTCCCATCCACCTGTTGGTTAACAATGCTGGCATCACACGGCTGAACAGCTTCCTAGAATTCTCCATGAAAGATTTCGAAGA CGTATATAATGTCAACACCAAGGCCGTCTTCAACATTTCTCAG gTGGTGGCTAAGGGGATGGCGGAGAGAGGAGATGGTGGCTCCATTGTAAACCTCTCTAGCATGGCATCCACCCGAGCTTTAGACGACCACATCGCATACTGCTCCAGTAAAGCAGCAGTGGACTCGCTGACCAAAGTAATGGCCCTGGAACTCGGCAAACACAAG ATCCGCGTAAACTCTGTCAATCCGACAGTAACCTGGACAGAAATGGCGGCGTATGCTTGGAGTGACCCAGCAAAATCAGGCCCCATGTTGGCCAAAATCCCAATGGGGAAGTTTGTGG aAATTGAGGATGTGGTGAACATTGTTTTGTTTCTACTGAGTGACAAGAGCGCTATGACATCCGGTCAGCACATCATGATAGACGGGGGGATGACTGCCTGCTGA